The Blattabacterium cuenoti genome includes a region encoding these proteins:
- the folE gene encoding GTP cyclohydrolase I FolE, with translation MMEEKHKKILKKKKLTQKSNSVLNNSTNTETTLHEKVYLMNDEDKIEKIKQHFFQIMKILGLDMNDDSLCMTPQRVAQMFVKEIFSGLNPKNMPHLSIFENKYKYRQMLIEKNITVYSTCEHHFLPIVGKAHVGYISNGKVVGLSKINRIVNFYAKRPQVQERLTIQIVQYLKKMLGTQDVACVIEAKHLCVNSRGIRDIDSRTVTTELTGSFKENSEIRKEFLHHIGIS, from the coding sequence ATAATGGAAGAAAAACACAAAAAAATTTTAAAGAAAAAAAAATTGACTCAAAAATCTAATTCTGTTTTAAATAACTCAACCAATACGGAAACTACTTTACATGAAAAAGTATATTTAATGAATGATGAAGACAAGATTGAAAAAATCAAACAACATTTTTTTCAAATCATGAAAATTTTAGGTTTAGATATGAATGATGATAGTTTATGTATGACCCCTCAACGGGTTGCTCAAATGTTTGTAAAAGAAATATTTAGTGGGTTAAACCCTAAAAATATGCCCCATCTTTCCATTTTCGAAAATAAATATAAATATAGACAAATGTTAATAGAAAAAAATATAACAGTTTATTCTACTTGTGAACATCATTTTCTTCCGATTGTGGGAAAAGCTCATGTAGGTTATATTTCTAATGGAAAAGTTGTAGGATTATCTAAAATTAATAGAATTGTGAATTTTTATGCAAAAAGACCACAAGTTCAAGAACGTTTAACTATACAGATAGTTCAATATCTAAAAAAAATGTTAGGGACACAAGACGTTGCCTGTGTTATAGAAGCAAAACATTTATGCGTAAATTCTCGTGGAATCAGAGATATAGATAGTCGCACTGTTACGACCGAATTAACAGGATCTTTTAAAGAAAATTCAGAAATTAGAAAAGAATTTTTACATCATATTGGAATTTCTTAA
- the cysS gene encoding cysteine--tRNA ligase, producing the protein MDQKNCQRENRNHLKIYNSLTGKKEFFKPIHKKYVGIYVCGPTVYNHLHLGNCRTFISFDIVFRYLKHLGYQVRYVRNITDVGHLENENNEVKDKISKRSYIEGLEPMEIVQKYTRSFHNLLNILNVLPPSIEPTATGHIIEQIDMIQELIKKELAYEINGSVYFNLRNYRKFYPYGILSRNKIDQLLHKKLKYLYEKHEFQDFSLWKKAPDNHIMNWTSPWGKGFPGWHIECTTMSTKYLGENFDIHGGGIDLKFPHHECELAQAIGIYNNTNSFAHYWMHTNMLTLNGKKMSKSTGNLLEFQDILFDKKKTFFPSILRFYMLQSHYRNVMDFSNKGLMDAEKGYDRIMTAMKKLNNIEPHPKKNRFKDHNIFDICNWINDCYQAINDDFNIPLLITYLFQASRIINDSLDNIDHINLLKKYMIYFVFDILGFQKINDHEENSKKLKILVERLIKFRTEERKQKNWIISDKIREELSCIGVSLHDEKIL; encoded by the coding sequence ATGGATCAAAAAAATTGTCAACGAGAAAATCGAAATCATCTCAAAATATATAATTCTTTAACAGGAAAAAAAGAATTTTTTAAACCCATTCATAAAAAATATGTTGGAATTTATGTATGTGGACCTACGGTTTATAATCACCTACATTTAGGTAATTGTAGAACTTTTATATCATTTGATATTGTTTTTCGTTATTTAAAACATTTAGGATATCAAGTTCGTTATGTCAGAAATATTACTGATGTTGGACATTTAGAAAATGAAAATAATGAGGTGAAAGATAAAATTTCTAAAAGGTCTTATATAGAAGGACTTGAACCAATGGAAATTGTTCAAAAATATACCCGTTCTTTTCACAATTTATTAAATATTCTAAATGTGCTGCCTCCAAGTATAGAACCAACAGCTACAGGTCATATTATAGAACAAATAGATATGATTCAAGAGTTAATTAAAAAAGAACTAGCATACGAAATAAATGGATCTGTATATTTTAATTTAAGAAATTACAGAAAATTTTATCCTTATGGCATTCTTAGTAGAAATAAAATTGATCAGCTTCTTCATAAAAAATTAAAATATTTATATGAAAAACATGAATTTCAGGATTTTTCTCTTTGGAAAAAAGCTCCTGACAATCATATTATGAATTGGACCTCTCCATGGGGAAAAGGATTTCCTGGTTGGCATATAGAATGTACCACTATGAGTACAAAATATTTAGGAGAAAATTTTGATATTCATGGTGGAGGAATAGATCTTAAATTTCCTCATCATGAATGCGAGTTAGCACAAGCTATAGGTATTTACAACAACACAAACTCTTTTGCACACTATTGGATGCATACTAATATGTTAACTTTAAATGGAAAGAAAATGAGTAAATCTACAGGAAATTTATTAGAGTTTCAAGATATTCTTTTCGATAAGAAAAAAACTTTCTTTCCTAGTATTTTGAGATTTTACATGCTACAATCCCATTATAGAAATGTTATGGATTTTTCCAATAAAGGACTAATGGATGCTGAAAAAGGATATGATCGTATCATGACAGCTATGAAAAAATTAAATAATATTGAACCTCATCCTAAAAAAAATAGATTTAAAGATCACAATATTTTTGACATATGTAATTGGATCAATGATTGTTATCAAGCCATTAACGATGATTTTAACATTCCTTTATTAATTACTTATTTATTTCAAGCTTCTCGTATTATTAATGATTCTCTTGACAATATTGATCATATTAATTTATTAAAAAAATATATGATTTATTTTGTTTTTGATATTTTAGGATTTCAAAAAATTAATGATCACGAAGAAAATTCAAAAAAACTAAAAATACTTGTAGAAAGATTAATCAAGTTTCGTACAGAAGAAAGAAAACAAAAAAATTGGATCATTTCAGATAAAATTAGAGAAGAACTGTCTTGCATAGGGGTTTCATTACATGATGAAAAAATTTTATAA